A DNA window from Argiope bruennichi chromosome X2, qqArgBrue1.1, whole genome shotgun sequence contains the following coding sequences:
- the LOC129960443 gene encoding nicotinamidase-like, which produces MSTENFFDKLLDDGADVRDDQFVTECMQRFDRDEDGMLNLKELRCLTDELFVDETGTSYEFPVRMCAEMLYAFDTDHDGKLNMDELKELWFKVIVPVVKPVSALVVIDVQNDFIDGSLAIRNCPAGQEGFEVVPVINDLLDAIPFNYVFYTYDWHPDDHVSFIDNVHLRNFHETSLVPQDEAKIFDTVVFEGPPPIEQKLWPRHCVQNSWGSELHSELKIADNATFIYKGTCSDIDSYSAFWDNQKLSQTNLSEEMKSRGVTDIFVTGLATEYCVGYTALHALEHGYRTILIEDACRGVDLKDIEATKEKLQERHGVIVSSDKVKNMVLGRDRRRDLGYRTAMLAVKGNN; this is translated from the coding sequence ATGTCGACAGAAAATTTCTTCGATAAACTTCTAGACGACGGTGCTGATGTTCGAGACGATCAATTCGTAACTGAATGCATGCAACGTTTTGATCGAGACGAGGATGGCATGTTGAATTTGAAAGAACTTCGCTGCTTAACGGATGAATTGTTTGTGGATGAAACTGGAACCTCATATGAATTTCCGGTAAGGATGTGCGCAGAGATGCTGTATGCATTTGATACAGACCACGATGGTAAGCTAAATATGGATGAATTAAAAGAACTGTGGTTTAAAGTCATCGTGCCAGTTGTAAAACCAGTATCTGCTCTTGTTGTTATAGATGTGCAAAATGACTTCATTGATGGATCTTTGGCTATCAGAAATTGTCCAGCAGGACAAGAGGGATTTGAAGTTGTTCCTGTCATCAACGATTTGTTAGATGCAATACCTTTCAATTACGTCTTTTATACTTATGATTGGCATCCTGATGACCATGTTTCGTTTATAGATAATGTGCATTTAAGGAATTTTCACGAAACTAGTCTTGTACCACAGGACGAAGCAAAGATCTTTGACACGGTTGTCTTTGAAGGTCCACCTCCTATTGAGCAGAAACTATGGCCAAGACATTGCGTTCAGAATTCTTGGGGTTCTGAATTGCATTCGGAATTGAAAATAGCAGATAATGCTACTTTTATCTACAAAGGCACTTGTTCAGATATTGACAGCTACTCAGCGTTTTGGGATAATCAAAAACTATCGCAAACCAATCTGTCTGAAGAGATGAAATCCAGAGGTGTGACAGATATCTTTGTAACCGGCTTGGCAACGGAATATTGTGTCGGTTACACTGCTTTGCATGCTTTAGAGCACGGTTACCGAACCATTCTCATCGAGGACGCTTGTAGAGGTGTTGACTTAAAAGATATTGAAGCAACAAAAGAAAAGTTACAAGAAAGGCATGGTGTGATAGTTTCTTctgataaagtaaaaaatatggtACTTGGTCGTGACAGAAGGCGTGATCTTGGATATCGAACGGCAATGTTAGCAGTTAAAGGCAATAATTAA